The Bacteroides sp. AN502(2024) DNA segment ATATTTGGTGGAAGGCGAGATTCCGGTTTTCAGTGATTCTGTTTCTTCCAATCAGGTGCTTATTTCCAAGGCGTTGTCCACTAAGATGAAGTTGAAACAGGGGGACAAGATATACACCTATTATATACAGGACGATATCCGTGCCCGACGTCTGACAATTGCCGGAATTTATCAAACGAACTTTTCTGAATACGACAATCTCTTTTTATTGACGGATCTTAATCTGGTGAATCGATTGAACGGTTGGCAACCGGAACAGGTGACCGGTGTAGAGTTACAGGTGAAAGATTACGATAAACTGGAGGATATAACATACGAAATCGCAACTGACATAGATAGCCAGATGGATAAACTGGGTGGTGTGTATTATGTGCGTAATATCGAACAGTTGAATCCGCAGATCTTTGCTTGGCTTGACTTATTGGATTTGAATGTATGGGTCATTCTATTTCTGATGATAGGGGTTGCCGGTTTTACTATGATTTCCGGTCTGTTGATAATCATCATCGAACGAACCAATATGATTGGTATTCTAAAAGCATTAGGAGCCAACAATTTCATGATTCGTAGAACCTTTCTTTGGTTTGCAGTCTTTTTGATTGGTAAAGGAATGCTTTGGGGTAATGCCATTGGTTTGGCATTTTGTGTTCTTCAATCCCGATTCGGACTCTTTAAACTCGATCCGGAGACATACTACGTAGATACTGTTCCGATTTCTTTTAATATTCTACTTTTTGTTTTGATTAATCTGGGCACTTTGTTTGCTTCTGTATTGATGTTGATCGGTCCTTCATATCTGATTACTAAGATCAATCCGGCAAGCTCTATGAGATACGAATAATCCTCTTTTTCCTATCTTCTCATGAAATCCCCTTTTCCCCGGAAGAAACGGCAGAGTTTGAACTTTAATGACTGTACAGGTTGGATCAGGTCGAAAACAGGTAATGAGAAATAGTATTTTCGTCCTCCCCCCATTTCTTTGGTCGTGCAATTGATAATGACAGCTTGTACCGTAAAGCGCAGTAGCCAGATCAGAAATGCGATACCTGCTACCAACCAGTGGAAATTTAGAATCCCGAATGCAATACCTGCGATACAGGCAATATAGAATAACAAGCGGGAGAAGGTCTCAAATCCCAGGAGGTAACGCTGTATTCCATGGTAGAATTTGGCAGTAGCCATATAGCTGACTTTTTCTTCTTTCCAATCTTTGTAGCGATATACGGGTTGTATTCGTGTGGTAGCGTTGAAGTCCGTTTCTACACGGGTATTGGAGGAGGTAGCTAGCTCATTAATGAATAAATCATCTTCTCCACGTTGCAGATTCAGGTATTTGGAGAAACCTTTCTGTTGAAAGAATAGTTCTTTCCGGTAAGCCAGGTTGCGTCCGATACCGATATAAGGTTTTCCGGCTAGAGCAAATCCCAGATAACGCAAAGACTGGAATAAAGTATCGAATGAAGTACGTTTGTGCAACCATCCCTTTGTGCGGTCGTATCCGCTATATCCCAACACGATTTGAGTCTGTGGAGTGAAATTACGTGCCATCAGTTTTAACCACTGGTTGCTGGCGGGCATACAGTTTGTTTCCGTAAATACCAGCCAATCATGTTTGCTGGCTTTGATACCCAACGTTAGAGCCAGTTTCTTATGACTGATATAACGTGCACTTTTGGGCGTAAAACTATGGTAAAGATGAGGATATTTTTCTTCCATCACTCCCAGTATATCCTCGGTGTCATCTGTGGAAGCATCATTGATGACAATCACTTCAAATTGCGGATAGTCCTGTTCCAGAATAGCAGGTAGAATTTTACGAAGATTTTCAGCCTCATTGCGTGCGCAGAGAATCACGGAAAGTGGAGGCAGTTCTCGTGTGAAATGTGTTTCTTCTTCTTTGCCTACAGCCTTATTGTGGAGATGTATCCGGTTGTACAGACTGAAATAATAAATGAGCTGAATGATAAAAAGAATACCTGCCGCTGATAAAAGAATCAGTTCGACAGTATTGAATGTAAATGTTTCCATCAAATTTTAGTGTCGTTTTTACAGCTGCAAAAGTACACAATTTTTTGGTAGTTCCGTTATCTCGATGGGAGGTTATTTCGCAGGTCGAGATATTCTTTCTTAAACATATCCACAAAAAGAAAGAATAATGAAAGCAACAGCGGACCGAAGATGACTCCCATAAACCCGAATATAGGCAAGCCGATGACTACTCCGAAAATAGTGATAAGCGGATGTGTATCCGCCATCTTCTTTTGGAGGATGAACCGAATGAGATTGTCTGATTGCGATACAATGATAGCTCCATAGCCCAAAAGCCCGATGGCGTTAAACCAGTCTCCATTGATGGCAAGATAAGCGGCTACGGGAAACCATACCAATGCTGTGCCTACCATCGGAATGATAGTTGCAAAGCTGGTCAGGAATCCCAGCATCAGTATGTTGGGTGCTCCGAAAAGCAGATAGCCTATCATAGCCACGCCTCCCTGGATGATAGCCAGTAAGGGAATACCGATGGCATTGGAACGGACAATCATATTGATTTCTTGAATGACTTCCTGCGTATTGGTTTCATTAAATGGCAGAATGTCATTGACATAAGTTTCCATCTTTTTTCCTCCGATCAGCATGAAGTAAAGCACAAAGATCATGACGAACAGGTTGATGGCAAGGCTGCTGATGCTTTCCATTATAATTTGTCCGATACGGGGAAGTATGGACATGATGAATGAAAGCGTATCTTTTCCCAATACATCGTATCCTGTTTTCTCTTTGATGAATTCTGCTACCTGTTGAATAGGTGCAATATAGGTTTGTGGATCCAGATTGATGTCCTGTAATTTGTTTGCCACCATCCAGACAGTCAATCCCAAAGGGATAAGAAAGACGAAAATCGTTTCTGTGGTAATCAGCAGTGCGCTGATGCTTCGTTTCAGCTTTCGTTTTTCTACCAGATGATTCATCTGTCCGCGTACTAGAATGTAGATGGTGAGTGCTCCCAGTAATCCCCCCAAGAAAGGAGTGATTTGGCGGAAGATGATGACTCCCATAAACAGGATGATGACAATGAGGGAATATTTCCAGTATTGTTCTTTGGTGCTCATATCGTGTAAAATTCGTTTATATGATAATAAACACTCGAAGGGCGTGAATGGTTTGTTTTACAGTGAAATGTCGATATGAATAATCCCTGAATCTACTCCTTCGGATATTCGTTAATATCCGGTGGAGTTATGTTAAATGTTAACGAATCTGTTTGTTTTATTAAACCATGTTATAAGATATGCCTCTTTACTCCGAAAATTTGGAGATATGTGGAAAGTACGTATCTTTGCAACATGTTTTTCATAGTATTAGATTTAAGGTTAATAAAAAAGATTGGCTGTCTGGGATAGATAGCCTTTTTTTATGCCCTTTATTTTCATTCTATTTTTCAGGATCAGTAGAAAAATAGTGGGGATACATTATTAAGAGATGAAGGGCTGATGGGATTTGCCGATACATTGTGGAATGTTATTATTGAACCTTGAACCGTATTTTACTTTCGTTCTTCCTTTCAAAGATGGTAAAACCAAAGCGACTTATATTAGGGAAAGAAATACATTGGATAAATATGTGAAGCCTTGGATGTGGCAAAGTGTTCGTTGTTTTTATATCGATAAACAAGGTGATAAGTTGAGATGCAAATACCGAATATACATTTACTCAATTATTTGCACTAGATTGTTTACAATTTGGTTACCGTGGATGTTATGACAGATTAGAAGAAAATAACATCGATTTGAATCAGGGAGCGGAATCCACCGTTTGCTATTTGATGGCAATATTGTCCTAAATAAATTGGGGGGAACAAATAAAAAGGAAGTAGAACTAAGGTAAAATGACTACCTTAGTAGCAAGCTACCAACTCATCTACTTCCTATGGCAAATATAACACTTTTCGCACAGGTAATATCACATCTCCCGAAAGAAAATATCAGGAAAATCATAAAATCTTCGGGGTCAGACAAGCATTGCAAGGGCTACAATACATGGAGTCAGTTTGTTAGCATGATTTTCAGCCAATTCTCAGGATGTGATTCAGTCAGAGATATCTCAAACGGGCTGAAATCAGCCACCGGCAACCTCAATCATTTGGGAATCAACCGTGCACCATCCAAGTCAACGGTAGCATATCAGAACGCCAACCGAGACAGTTCGGTTTTTCGCGGCATATTCTACTCGTTGTTTCAGTATTTCGGACAGCAAGCCCTATGGCAACGAAGAAAGTTCCGTTTCAAGATGCCGATAAAACTGCTCGACTCCACATTGGTGTCATTGACTCTGTCAATATATGACTGGGCACATTACACTACCACCAAGGGGGCGGTCAAGATGCACACGCTATTGGACTATGACAGTCTTTTGCCGGAGTTCGTGAATATCACCGATGGCAAAACCACCGACAACAAAGCTGCTTTTGATATTGAGTTACATCCGTATAGTATTGTAGTAGCCGACCGAGGCTACTGTGACTACTCATTGCTGAATAATTGGGACAGCAGCAACGTGTTCTTTGTAGTGCGTCATAAAGACAATATCCGGTACAAAGCCATAGAGGAGTTGCCTTTGCCTGAAAAACACGCTCAGAATGTACTTATTGACGAAATAATCGAGTTCGAACTCTCGGCGGCCAAATCCAAATATCCCAAACGTTTACGTCGCATCGCAGTATGGAACGATGAACACGGTTTTGAAATTGAGTTACTCACAAACAACTTCACATTGGCAGCATCAAGCATAGCGGCTCTGTACAAGGCTCGGTGGAACATAGAAATCTTCTTTCGCAACCTCAAGCAACTGCTACGCATCAAGAGCTTTATCGGCACATCCCGCAATGCCGTAGAGACCCAAATATGGACTGCTATGACTACAATGCTGATTCTGACATGGCTAAAGCACATCGCAAGATACAAATGGGCATTGGCTAACCTTGTGGTCACGCTCCGGCTGAACACATTTACCAAAATCGACCTCCAAAAATGGCTTGATCAACCATTTACACCACCTCCCGAAACCATCGAAAACGATTAGGGGGGATTGATTTTGAACTCTCGAGGCTATACTTAACAGTATAGTCAGTTAGCTCATGCTCAAAATTTATTTAGGACAATATTGATTTGATGGCGAGATTTTCTCTTTTATCTGATTAATTCCGTATATTTGCAGGCATAAACTGCAATATTATGAAACCGGTATTTATTAAGGTGCTTCGTGTACTGATGCTTTTTATAGTTATTGTTTCGTGTGCCATCGGTTATGCTGTTTATGAGGATACGTTGGTCAGTTGGTGGATACCTGTCGGGGTGGCTTTGGTGATTGCTATTCTTACATTTCCTTTTTATAAAAAGTGGACATGGTTGACGGCAAGAAGTAATAAATCTCTCAATCTGCTTTGTCATCTGGTTTGTGTGGGAGCTTTCAGCTATGCATTGTTTTTGGTGGGAAACTATTGTCTGGCGGATCCTGCTTCCACGCAGGACGAAAAAGTTGTTGTACAGAAGAAACTTCAGAAGACGTATAAGAAGACACGGCGGGTAGGTAAGTGGCGTTATGTGTCGGATGGTGTGCATAAGGAATATTATTTACAGGTGGCTTTTGAGAATGGAACCGTGGAAACGTTACACGTATCACTTTCTACCTATAATAAGACTCGGCAAGGCAAAACAAAGATACTGACTTTGCAGAAAGGATTCTTCGGGCTTCCGGTGATAACGAAAGGACTTTAAAAATATAATTTGCTGCAGTAACTCCCGGAACTGTTTTCTCTTGTAGTCTGTTATATTCTTTGCTAAGTTCTTCCAGAATCGTGTGTACCGTTAAATGAGGGATCCGTGTGATACCTTCGTCGTTTCTCTGTTTTACACTTTATCCAAGTGGCTATCTTATCTCAAAGGATGTGCTATTCCTTATCAGCCTGATCATCGGAGAATCGTAAAAATAGGCGTTAACTGTGATAGTGAGACAAGAAGTATGGGTGATTGGAAACCGTATAAGTCACCTATCACCTGGATAAAGCCTTGAAACTATTAGTTTCCCTGCTTGAAACTACAGTTTCCCCGCCTTGAAACAAAGTGTTTTGCGCCTTGAAACAAAGTGTTCACCGTGTTGAAACAAAGTGTTCACCGTGTTGAAACAAAGTGTTCAGCGCTTTGAAACAAAGTGTTCCACCATATTGAAACAAAGTGTTCAGCGCTTTGAAAGTGTTCCACCATATTGAAACAAAGTGTTCCACCATATTGAAACAGAGTGGTTTGCTGAAGTAACAACAAACACAAAATAGCATACGAGTTTACTTGTGGGATTGAAAGAGTAGTTTATCATGTTGTCAGACCATCATGAGCTAAAACAGATATGTTGCAGATACTTGACCTGCAACATATCTGCAACAGGTATCTGCAACGCCATAAGCCATTATATTTCAATTAGATACAACGAAATTGTTGCAGATGGCAGATAATTACCATAAATATATTCTTTTGTGTAGGAATCGGATGTAGGTTCCTCCGCTATTCCTTTCTGACGAAAAATCCTACGAATATATTCCTGTTGTTCAAGCGACAAATCTCCCTCTTTACGGTAAAAGCGGTAATATATCCCGCGTCCGATAAAGATAATTGACTGACAGACAAACATCAACCAATTACCCGGCTCGCATTGGACCGGATAAGGGGCAGTATGGCTATATTTTTATCTTAAATGAGAACCGTGATTGAACACTAAAATTTCTCTATTATTCTTTGGAGGAAATAAAAATAAACACTACTTTTGCCGCGATAAAATGAGTATTCACCCTTTAAAAACAGATGGAAAGGGTATTAATTATGTTGGAGTTATAATATTATCAAAATTAGGACTAAGTTGTCTTGTCGGGATGATGAGGCTTTGCAATTTATTGTTTTTACATTGAACCTATGGTTCTTATATTGACCGCAAATCTACTAACAAGCGGTAATGGTTGATTAGTCCTGCAATCCTTTTTATATTTTAAATTAATCACTTCAATGCGATGGTGGGTATTTCATATCCATATCCAAAAGCATTGGTATCACGTGTATTGCATTATCGTCTGCCGATGAGGTCGATAGGGAATGCTGTATGCGAACGAAAAAAGAGTATGGGAATACGATTAAAAGATTTAAGCAAACTGGGATACCGGGATAATGTTGCCCGTAGTCTGGTAGTGGACATTGTGAGCAAACATTGCAAACACGACACTAAAGAACAGATTGAAATGACATTGAGCGATATACTCGAGCATCCCGAATCTTACAAAAATAACGAAATTTGGAATAAGCTGGCCGAACGCCTTTCGCCTACTATAATAGCGAAAGAGTTGATAGCTTATGATTTATTGGACGAGCCGTTGATGTATAAAACCTATGGAGGTAAATTTATCGAAACGCTTGCTAAACAACAGATGAACTTGGCTATGCGCTTACCCGTAACGGTAGCCGGAGCATTGATGCCTGACGCTCATGCCGGATACGGGTTACCTATCGGTGGAGTGCTTGCTACGGATAATGCGGTGATTCCGTATGCAGTAGGGGTTGATATCGGCTGTCGAATGAGTATGACGGTATTTGATGCTAGCGCTGACTTCCTGAAACGATATATCTGTCAGATGAAAGAAGCCTTGAAGGATTTTACTCATTTCGGTATGGATGGCGGATTGGGTTTTGAACAGGAACATGAGGTGTTGGATAGGGAAGAATTCCGTTTGACTCCTTTGTTGAGGGATTTGCATGGAAAGGCAGTACGTCAACTGGGGAGTTCCGGTGGTGGTAACCATTTTGTAGAGTTCGGAGAGATCGCTCTGCAAGAAAATAATGTGTTGAATCTTCCGGAAGGAAATTATCTGGCATTGTTATCACATTCCGGTTCACGAGGTTTGGGAGCTGCCATTGCCAAACATTACAGTCTGTTGGCATGTGAGGTGTGCAGGCTTCCACGTGAAGCGCAGCATTTTGCTTGGTTGGATTTAAACACTGAAGCAGGGCAGGAGTATTGGATGAGTATGAATTTGGCAGGCGATTATGCCCGTGCCTGTCATGAACGGATTCATTTGAATTTGGCGAAAGCATTAGGGTTGAAGCCGCTCGCTAATGTCAACAATCATCATAACTTTGCTTGGAGAGAGGAAATAACATCGGGACGTATGGCAATCGTCCATCGTAAAGGGGCTACTCCGGCGCAAAAGGGACAAGCGGGATTTATTCCCGGAAGTATGGCCACCCCGGGTTATTTGGTTTGTGGCAAAGGGGCGGAAGAAGCGTTGAATTCGGCTTCTCATGGAGCCGGTAGGGCGATGTCCCGTCAGAAAGCAAAAGATAGTTTTACGCAATCGGCTTTGAGGAAGCAGCTGTCGCAGGCGGGAGTGACTTTGATTGGCGGGAGCGTGGAAGAAATGCCACTGGCATATAAGTACATTGACAGAGTGATGTATACTCAGGAGACACTGGTAGAGGTGCAGGGTAAATTTATGCCTCGCATCGTTCGAATGAATAAGGAGTGATATGATGAAAGAAAAAGTATATTTACAGATCACTTCCGGTAGGGGACCTGCCGAGTGTTGCCGGGTAGTGGCATTGGTGTTCGAAAGAATAGTGAGACAAGCGCAAGCGAGAGGATTGAAGGTGGAAATGATAGAGCGGAAAGTAGGTCCGGTGAACCGGACATTGCTCTCAGTTGTCATTTCCCTCCAAGGAGTGGCTTGTGGTGAAGTAGTGGATGAATGGGAAGGAACTGTGCAATGGATAGCTCAAAGTCCGTATCGCATTTATCACAAACGGAAAAACTGGTTTGTCAGTGTTCATTCATTTGTCTTGTCCGAGAATCAGGAGGTTACGGAACGAGATTTTCGTTACGAAACCTTGCGTGCCTCGGGACCTGGCGGACAACACGTCAACAAGACAGAGTCGGCAGTCCGTGCGGTGCATATTCCTACGGGAATGAGTGTGGTAGCTTCCGACCAACGCTCGCAATGGCAGAATAAGAAACTGGCAACGGAACGTTTGTTGGTGAAACTCTCGTCCTGGACGATGGAGCAGGCAATGATTCAGGCACAGGAGAACTGGGACAATCACAATCATCTGAAACGGGGAAATCCGGTGAAGGTGATTCAGGAGTCACTCATTTAACTATGTGGGAAGAATTTAGTATTTAATTAAAAAGAAGAAAATGATGTCAGAGAAATATGGTCGTACTTATCACTATCCATTCTCTCCCGGAACGACTAGTGACGACCGGATTAACCATACGTATTGGGAGGACATCCAACGGATTCGAACATTGGTGCATACCGAGAAGCTGGATGGAGAGAATAATTGTTTAAGTCAGTGGGGTGTCTTTGCCCGTTCGCATGTTGCTCCCACTACTTCCCCCTGGAC contains these protein-coding regions:
- a CDS encoding DUF6078 family protein, which translates into the protein MFVCQSIIFIGRGIYYRFYRKEGDLSLEQQEYIRRIFRQKGIAEEPTSDSYTKEYIYGNYLPSATISLYLIEI
- a CDS encoding RtcB family protein, which encodes MGIRLKDLSKLGYRDNVARSLVVDIVSKHCKHDTKEQIEMTLSDILEHPESYKNNEIWNKLAERLSPTIIAKELIAYDLLDEPLMYKTYGGKFIETLAKQQMNLAMRLPVTVAGALMPDAHAGYGLPIGGVLATDNAVIPYAVGVDIGCRMSMTVFDASADFLKRYICQMKEALKDFTHFGMDGGLGFEQEHEVLDREEFRLTPLLRDLHGKAVRQLGSSGGGNHFVEFGEIALQENNVLNLPEGNYLALLSHSGSRGLGAAIAKHYSLLACEVCRLPREAQHFAWLDLNTEAGQEYWMSMNLAGDYARACHERIHLNLAKALGLKPLANVNNHHNFAWREEITSGRMAIVHRKGATPAQKGQAGFIPGSMATPGYLVCGKGAEEALNSASHGAGRAMSRQKAKDSFTQSALRKQLSQAGVTLIGGSVEEMPLAYKYIDRVMYTQETLVEVQGKFMPRIVRMNKE
- a CDS encoding AI-2E family transporter; this encodes MSTKEQYWKYSLIVIILFMGVIIFRQITPFLGGLLGALTIYILVRGQMNHLVEKRKLKRSISALLITTETIFVFLIPLGLTVWMVANKLQDINLDPQTYIAPIQQVAEFIKEKTGYDVLGKDTLSFIMSILPRIGQIIMESISSLAINLFVMIFVLYFMLIGGKKMETYVNDILPFNETNTQEVIQEINMIVRSNAIGIPLLAIIQGGVAMIGYLLFGAPNILMLGFLTSFATIIPMVGTALVWFPVAAYLAINGDWFNAIGLLGYGAIIVSQSDNLIRFILQKKMADTHPLITIFGVVIGLPIFGFMGVIFGPLLLSLFFLFVDMFKKEYLDLRNNLPSR
- the prfH gene encoding peptide chain release factor H — protein: MKEKVYLQITSGRGPAECCRVVALVFERIVRQAQARGLKVEMIERKVGPVNRTLLSVVISLQGVACGEVVDEWEGTVQWIAQSPYRIYHKRKNWFVSVHSFVLSENQEVTERDFRYETLRASGPGGQHVNKTESAVRAVHIPTGMSVVASDQRSQWQNKKLATERLLVKLSSWTMEQAMIQAQENWDNHNHLKRGNPVKVIQESLI
- a CDS encoding glycosyltransferase, translating into METFTFNTVELILLSAAGILFIIQLIYYFSLYNRIHLHNKAVGKEEETHFTRELPPLSVILCARNEAENLRKILPAILEQDYPQFEVIVINDASTDDTEDILGVMEEKYPHLYHSFTPKSARYISHKKLALTLGIKASKHDWLVFTETNCMPASNQWLKLMARNFTPQTQIVLGYSGYDRTKGWLHKRTSFDTLFQSLRYLGFALAGKPYIGIGRNLAYRKELFFQQKGFSKYLNLQRGEDDLFINELATSSNTRVETDFNATTRIQPVYRYKDWKEEKVSYMATAKFYHGIQRYLLGFETFSRLLFYIACIAGIAFGILNFHWLVAGIAFLIWLLRFTVQAVIINCTTKEMGGGRKYYFSLPVFDLIQPVQSLKFKLCRFFRGKGDFMRR
- a CDS encoding ABC transporter permease, with amino-acid sequence MSLSLFIARRIYRESDGGKQVSRPAVLIAMAGIAIGLAVMIIAVAVVVGFKSEVRNKVIGFGSHIQITNLDAVSSYETHPIVVGDSMMTALADYPGISHVQRFSTKPGMIKTDDAFQGMVLKGVGPEFDPHFIKEYLVEGEIPVFSDSVSSNQVLISKALSTKMKLKQGDKIYTYYIQDDIRARRLTIAGIYQTNFSEYDNLFLLTDLNLVNRLNGWQPEQVTGVELQVKDYDKLEDITYEIATDIDSQMDKLGGVYYVRNIEQLNPQIFAWLDLLDLNVWVILFLMIGVAGFTMISGLLIIIIERTNMIGILKALGANNFMIRRTFLWFAVFLIGKGMLWGNAIGLAFCVLQSRFGLFKLDPETYYVDTVPISFNILLFVLINLGTLFASVLMLIGPSYLITKINPASSMRYE
- a CDS encoding IS4 family transposase, whose product is MANITLFAQVISHLPKENIRKIIKSSGSDKHCKGYNTWSQFVSMIFSQFSGCDSVRDISNGLKSATGNLNHLGINRAPSKSTVAYQNANRDSSVFRGIFYSLFQYFGQQALWQRRKFRFKMPIKLLDSTLVSLTLSIYDWAHYTTTKGAVKMHTLLDYDSLLPEFVNITDGKTTDNKAAFDIELHPYSIVVADRGYCDYSLLNNWDSSNVFFVVRHKDNIRYKAIEELPLPEKHAQNVLIDEIIEFELSAAKSKYPKRLRRIAVWNDEHGFEIELLTNNFTLAASSIAALYKARWNIEIFFRNLKQLLRIKSFIGTSRNAVETQIWTAMTTMLILTWLKHIARYKWALANLVVTLRLNTFTKIDLQKWLDQPFTPPPETIEND